A stretch of the Denticeps clupeoides chromosome 6, fDenClu1.1, whole genome shotgun sequence genome encodes the following:
- the lhx1b gene encoding LIM/homeobox protein Lhx1b codes for MVQCAGCERPILDRFLLNVLDRAWHAECVRCCDCRCRLSDKCFTRDGRLYCKSDFFRRYGTKCGGCAQGISPSDLVRRARSKVFHLTCFTCIMCSKQISTGEELYILDDYKFVCKEDYLNHSAGGGKDATLLSVTTCSDPSLSPDPQDDGKDSENGHLSDKEPSSNDNDEQTAGGKRRGPRTTIKAKQLETLKAAFAATPKPTRHIREQLAQETGLNMRVIQVWFQNRRSKERRMKQLSALGARRHALFRNPRRMRALVDRLEPGELTPSGHFPYYADYQGEYYGGNYDYFPQGPPASHAQTPGDLGYVSSSGPAGTPLGTMDHHHHHHPSGEVPCYTDIASQHPGDSPSPEPGGPGSMQSVSSEMCGPGTPFASMGLNGGGYSSQLSHPSSELSEGTVW; via the exons ATGGTCCAGTGCGCCGGGTGCGAGCGGCCCATCCTGGACAGGTTCCTGCTGAACGTGCTGGACCGCGCCTGGCACGCCGAGTGCGTCCGCTGCTGCGACTGCCGCTGTCGCCTGAGCGACAAGTGCTTCACCCGCGACGGTCGCCTGTACTGCAAGAGCGACTTCTTCAG GCGCTACGGGACCAAGTGCGGCGGCTGCGCGCAGGGCATCTCGCCCAGCGACCTGGTGCGCAGGGCCCGCAGTAAAGTCTTCCATCTCACCTGCTTCACCTGCATCATGTGCAGCAAGCAGATCTCCACCGGCGAGGAGCTCTACATCCTGGACGATTACAAGTTCGTGTGTAAAGAGGATTATTTAAACCACAGCGCCGGTGGCGGGAAAGACGCGACCCTGCTGTCAG TTACCACGTGCAGCGACCCCAGTCTCTCTCCAGACCCCCAGGACGACGGCAAGGATTCGGAAAACGGACATTTATCGGATAAGGAGCCGAGCAGCAACGACAACGACGAGCAGACCGCGGGCGGCAAGCGGCGCGGACCGAGGACCACCATCAAAGCCAAGCAGCTGGAGACCCTGAAGGCGGCGTTCGCGGCCACACCCAAACCCACGCGCCACATCCGGGAGCAGCTGGCGCAGGAGACGGGGCTCAACATGCGGGTCATCCAG gtctggttccagaaccggcgCTCCAAAGAGCGGCGCATGAAGCAGCTGAGCGCACTGGGCGCCCGGAGACACGCCCTGTTCCGCAACCCCAGGAGGATGAGAGCCCTGGTGGACCGGCTGGAGCCCGGAGAACTCACGCCGAGCGGCCACTTCCCCTACTACGCAG ATTATCAGGGTGAATACTATGGAGGGAATTATGACTACTTCCCCCAGGGACCCCCGGCGTCACACGCGCAGACCCCTGGGGACCTGGGCTACGTGTCTTCCTCTGGCCCAGCAGGGACTCCTCTGGGGACCAtggaccaccaccaccaccaccacccgtcTGGGGAGGTCCCGTGTTACACCGACATCGCGTCTCAGCACCCAGGGGACTCACCAAGCCCGgagcctggcggccccggaTCCATGCAGAGCGTCTCCAGTGAGATGTGTGGCCCCGGGACCCCCTTCGCCTCAATGGGTCTCAACGGCGGCGGCTACAGCAGCCAACTGTCCCACCCGTCCTCAGAGCTGAGCGAAGGGACCGTCTGGTAG